Proteins encoded within one genomic window of Flavobacterium gilvum:
- a CDS encoding TlpA family protein disulfide reductase, with the protein MKQPFFLLLLILVAYSVFSQKSIENPDYGLSTIPGSLTKIEFTAESTILHFHIQYQPGQWISVPKESYIQDVNGGEKKFVSKTEGIPLGEKYIIPESGEVNYQLYFPKLGSSINKIDFGEANEGASWSVYDIVINEQEGEFLMPKELRGNWFQTNGSNQWDYGFYASNAIVDKAIWNYKTVKKDKNEYTIVLERNGIQKTLYAQIVKKGQTNFGFNKLKMQSYSTTKIENPNYKLANDKPYVSGAIFKSDMATYSGVIKGYTPRVGRKTGTIYVNNVFTGNQDSYLVKIADDGSFSVKFPINHPQSVLLNYAGTYTSVFVEPGKKIFQLIDNENGLFMGDCVRVNTDLKALEKIQSYEDYRKLTENILETSPKDFKEACLAIKNKQTEALKVLVQKQLISQKAFQIKKLDIEFRALTEILSYEMNREDAQRNESSKVSQNKNRSEQVFKLDKSYYDFITQSILNDETDVLARDYDLFINRLSRANSIFKGNPFSPGDVRELQEINRKTYDFLKANNSKIQDFKKNHKEVYDKLYKEKLENEVTVVGDLASELMAQGIVLTTEEKELLASYKLAELIKVELQLQKHFTDKYGKKQEPYYEKYNTNIQEFEDERNFNELNSKLKEVFGINEAFVYDVITLQDNAGGIEKNFAPYTDNRLKWVQGKIKHPFLSNYIVSENNRVISKIAANKKQSGFTVNAVKETEGDEIFESMISKFKGKVIYVDFWATWCGPCMLGIKNIASLKEEMKNEDVVFLYITDQTSPEKTWNNIIPNIKGEHYRVSQDEWNFLTQKFNISGIPHYVLVNKKNEIVNPNLEHNANETLKKILEEQLK; encoded by the coding sequence ATGAAACAACCATTTTTTTTACTCTTACTGATATTAGTAGCATATAGCGTGTTTTCACAAAAATCAATAGAGAATCCAGATTATGGTTTGAGTACTATTCCGGGGAGTTTAACTAAAATTGAATTCACGGCAGAATCCACTATACTTCATTTCCATATTCAATACCAACCGGGGCAATGGATTTCGGTTCCTAAAGAATCGTATATCCAGGATGTGAATGGCGGTGAAAAAAAATTTGTCTCTAAAACCGAAGGTATTCCATTGGGCGAAAAATACATTATTCCAGAGAGCGGGGAGGTCAACTATCAATTGTACTTCCCAAAATTAGGCAGTTCCATAAACAAAATAGATTTTGGCGAGGCAAATGAAGGCGCGAGTTGGTCAGTCTATGATATTGTGATAAATGAACAAGAAGGAGAATTTCTTATGCCAAAAGAATTGCGTGGCAATTGGTTTCAAACTAATGGAAGCAACCAATGGGATTACGGGTTTTATGCCTCAAATGCTATTGTAGATAAAGCAATTTGGAATTACAAAACGGTCAAAAAAGACAAAAATGAATATACAATAGTTCTCGAGCGTAACGGAATCCAAAAAACTTTGTATGCTCAAATAGTCAAAAAAGGTCAGACAAACTTTGGTTTCAATAAACTTAAAATGCAGAGCTACAGCACAACAAAAATTGAAAACCCAAACTATAAATTAGCCAATGACAAACCATATGTATCAGGTGCTATTTTTAAATCAGACATGGCTACCTATTCAGGAGTAATCAAAGGATATACACCAAGAGTAGGAAGAAAAACAGGAACAATATATGTAAATAACGTTTTTACAGGAAATCAAGATTCTTATTTGGTCAAAATTGCAGATGATGGTAGCTTTTCTGTAAAGTTCCCAATAAACCATCCTCAATCTGTATTATTGAATTATGCAGGAACCTATACTTCAGTTTTTGTTGAACCTGGAAAAAAAATTTTCCAACTTATAGATAATGAAAATGGGCTGTTTATGGGCGATTGTGTCAGAGTAAACACAGATTTAAAAGCATTGGAAAAAATACAATCTTACGAAGATTACAGAAAACTGACAGAAAATATTTTAGAAACGAGTCCTAAAGACTTTAAAGAAGCTTGTTTGGCAATAAAAAACAAACAAACAGAAGCTTTGAAAGTCTTAGTCCAAAAACAATTGATAAGCCAGAAAGCATTTCAGATAAAAAAGTTGGATATTGAATTTAGAGCTTTGACGGAAATATTGAGCTATGAAATGAATCGAGAAGATGCTCAAAGAAATGAATCTTCAAAAGTCAGCCAAAACAAAAATCGATCAGAACAAGTTTTTAAATTGGATAAGTCTTACTATGATTTTATCACCCAATCAATCTTAAACGATGAAACTGATGTACTAGCAAGAGATTATGATCTTTTTATAAATAGATTAAGCCGTGCCAATAGTATTTTTAAAGGTAATCCGTTTAGTCCCGGGGATGTTAGAGAATTACAGGAAATAAACCGTAAAACATATGATTTTCTTAAAGCGAATAACAGTAAAATTCAAGATTTCAAGAAAAACCACAAAGAGGTTTATGATAAGTTGTACAAAGAAAAGTTGGAAAATGAGGTGACCGTTGTTGGCGATTTGGCAAGCGAATTAATGGCTCAAGGTATTGTTTTAACTACTGAAGAAAAGGAATTGCTAGCAAGTTATAAATTGGCCGAATTGATAAAAGTAGAGTTGCAACTTCAAAAACATTTTACTGATAAATATGGTAAAAAGCAAGAGCCATATTATGAAAAGTACAATACAAATATTCAAGAATTTGAAGATGAAAGAAATTTTAATGAGCTAAACAGTAAACTAAAGGAAGTTTTTGGTATAAATGAAGCATTTGTATATGATGTTATTACATTGCAAGACAACGCAGGGGGGATAGAAAAAAATTTTGCTCCTTATACCGACAATCGATTAAAATGGGTTCAAGGAAAAATTAAGCATCCTTTTTTATCCAATTATATTGTTTCCGAAAACAATAGGGTTATATCAAAGATAGCTGCCAATAAAAAACAATCTGGTTTTACAGTTAATGCAGTCAAGGAAACAGAAGGTGATGAAATTTTTGAATCAATGATTTCCAAGTTTAAAGGAAAAGTGATCTATGTCGATTTTTGGGCTACATGGTGCGGTCCTTGTATGTTGGGAATAAAAAATATTGCGTCTTTAAAAGAAGAAATGAAAAATGAGGATGTGGTTTTTTTGTATATAACAGACCAAACTTCTCCCGAAAAAACTTGGAATAATATCATCCCAAATATAAAAGGAGAACATTATAGGGTTTCTCAAGATGAATGGAACTTTTTAACTCAGAAGTTTAATATTTCAGGAATTCCACATTATGTGCTTGTAAATAAAAAGAATGAAATTGTAAACCCAAACTTGGAACATAATGCAAATGAAACTTTGAAGAAAATATTGGAGGAACAACTGAAATAA
- a CDS encoding polyprenyl synthetase family protein, whose product MNITTQIKQPIVYEMELFEKKFYESMSSKVALLNRITYYIVNRKGKQMRPMFVFLMAKMVSKGEVNERTYRGACVIELIHTATLVHDDVVDDSNRRRGFFSINALWKNKIAVLVGDYLLSKGLLLSIDHGDFDLLKIISVAVREMSEGELLQIEKARRLDITEDVYYDIIRKKTATLIAACCALGARSVVEDEVEVEKMRKFGELIGMAFQIKDDLFDYSEEAIGKPTGIDIKEQKMTLPLIHVLNNCTDKEKSWLINSIKNHNKDKKRVKEVIAFVKNNNGLAYAENKMVEFQQEALQLLNHYPESDYKAALILMVNYVIERKK is encoded by the coding sequence ATGAACATTACTACACAAATAAAGCAGCCAATAGTTTACGAGATGGAACTTTTTGAAAAAAAGTTCTACGAATCTATGTCTTCCAAAGTGGCGCTTTTAAACCGTATCACCTATTATATCGTCAATAGAAAAGGCAAACAAATGAGACCGATGTTTGTTTTTCTGATGGCAAAAATGGTGTCTAAAGGTGAAGTAAACGAAAGAACGTATAGAGGTGCCTGCGTTATTGAATTAATTCATACTGCAACATTGGTTCATGACGACGTGGTGGACGACAGTAATCGCCGTAGAGGTTTTTTCTCGATTAATGCGCTTTGGAAAAACAAAATCGCCGTTTTGGTAGGAGATTATTTGTTGTCCAAAGGTTTGTTGCTATCTATTGATCATGGTGATTTTGATTTGTTAAAAATCATTTCGGTAGCAGTTAGAGAAATGAGCGAAGGGGAATTACTCCAAATAGAAAAAGCCCGAAGACTCGACATTACGGAGGATGTTTATTATGATATTATCCGAAAAAAGACCGCTACTCTTATCGCCGCTTGTTGTGCCCTTGGTGCAAGATCGGTTGTGGAAGACGAAGTAGAGGTAGAAAAGATGAGAAAATTTGGTGAACTCATCGGGATGGCTTTTCAGATTAAAGACGATTTATTCGATTATTCCGAAGAAGCAATTGGAAAACCTACCGGAATCGATATCAAAGAACAAAAAATGACTTTGCCTTTAATTCATGTCCTTAATAATTGTACCGACAAAGAAAAAAGCTGGCTCATCAATTCGATAAAAAACCATAATAAAGACAAAAAAAGAGTCAAAGAGGTTATTGCTTTTGTAAAAAACAATAATGGATTGGCTTACGCCGAAAATAAAATGGTGGAATTTCAGCAAGAAGCACTTCAATTACTGAACCATTACCCAGAATCCGACTATAAAGCGGCGCTTATTTTGATGGTGAACTACGTTATCGAAAGAAAGAAGTAA
- a CDS encoding porin family protein yields MRNFTVYLVLLLCLFVNRITAQETFDQASAKYSAKYHQIRLEEEKTFAEGINKLKIQRREGIIFKQEFKEQKIVLEKKKIANIKERDNENIKELRKKFPELWAKSFVDRATQISIGIKSDVREEKDSLKIEIEAVDKQLMEGVITKAQAEEQKQKLANARAKAIEEKVKVRKEALNKLVQDDIDNLLPNPYENDGLSLTLFGNNISQKTKTGDIDPRTNIDFPAMKAYHGQKDKDRKENRRTSSQLVFALGVNNVITDGAVANSDFKYWQSHFYEWGLTFNSRIISNYNLLHFKYGLSLMYNNLRPTDNRVFEVNGDQTDLVVSPIDLEESRFRNVNFVAPLHLEFDFTKPKIKNDKTYFKSHNSFRLGVGGYFGFNVKSKQKLCFDDVSGRNDVRQITKGSFNVNDFIYGLSTYVSYKATGLYLKYDLNPLFKDNVVKQNNVSLGLRFDFN; encoded by the coding sequence ATGAGAAACTTTACTGTTTACTTAGTGCTATTGCTATGTCTTTTTGTGAATAGAATAACTGCGCAAGAAACCTTTGATCAAGCTTCAGCAAAATATTCTGCTAAATACCATCAAATAAGGCTAGAGGAAGAAAAAACATTTGCGGAAGGAATAAATAAGTTAAAAATTCAACGTAGAGAAGGGATTATTTTTAAGCAAGAATTCAAAGAGCAGAAAATAGTTTTGGAAAAGAAGAAGATAGCAAATATAAAAGAGAGAGATAATGAAAATATAAAAGAATTAAGAAAGAAATTTCCTGAGTTGTGGGCAAAAAGTTTTGTAGATAGGGCGACTCAAATTTCGATTGGAATTAAAAGTGATGTCCGTGAGGAAAAAGATTCGTTAAAAATTGAAATTGAAGCTGTGGATAAGCAATTAATGGAAGGTGTAATTACAAAAGCGCAAGCCGAAGAACAGAAGCAGAAGTTAGCAAATGCTAGAGCAAAAGCTATTGAAGAAAAAGTAAAAGTTAGAAAAGAAGCTTTGAATAAATTGGTTCAGGATGACATTGATAACCTCTTGCCTAATCCATATGAGAATGATGGATTAAGTTTGACATTATTTGGGAATAACATATCTCAAAAAACTAAAACTGGAGATATTGACCCAAGAACGAATATTGATTTCCCTGCAATGAAAGCCTATCATGGGCAAAAAGATAAAGATAGAAAGGAAAACAGAAGGACTTCTTCTCAGTTGGTATTTGCTTTAGGTGTTAATAATGTTATAACAGATGGTGCAGTCGCCAATTCAGATTTTAAATATTGGCAATCTCACTTTTACGAATGGGGTCTTACATTTAATAGTAGAATTATTTCTAATTATAACTTATTGCATTTTAAGTATGGATTATCATTAATGTATAATAATTTACGACCAACGGATAATCGTGTTTTTGAAGTAAATGGTGATCAAACGGATCTAGTGGTTAGTCCAATTGATTTAGAAGAATCCCGTTTTAGAAATGTAAATTTTGTAGCACCATTGCATTTGGAGTTTGATTTTACAAAGCCAAAAATCAAAAATGATAAAACTTATTTTAAATCGCATAACAGCTTTAGATTGGGAGTAGGAGGGTATTTTGGTTTTAACGTGAAGTCGAAACAAAAGCTTTGTTTTGATGATGTTAGTGGGAGGAATGATGTGAGACAAATAACGAAAGGTTCTTTTAATGTAAATGATTTTATTTATGGATTAAGTACTTATGTAAGTTACAAAGCGACTGGTTTGTATTTGAAATACGATTTGAATCCGTTGTTCAAAGACAATGTGGTGAAACAAAACAATGTTTCGCTAGGACTTCGTTTTGATTTTAATTAA
- a CDS encoding RNA polymerase sigma factor — protein sequence MKVINLNQREIELISLAVKNDRQAQQKLFNQFSPKMLSVCRQYIKDIHLAEDVMITAFMKVFVNLKKFEHKGSFEGWIRRIMVNECISFIRVEKKLKYIEDETYFEESFNNSESQFSLEDIQFLIDSLPDGYRLIFNLYAIEGYKHQEIATMLGISEGTSKSQLSHARKMLQEQINKLKIYNNGTE from the coding sequence TTGAAAGTAATCAATTTAAATCAAAGAGAAATCGAACTTATTAGTTTGGCTGTCAAAAACGATAGGCAGGCGCAGCAAAAACTATTCAATCAGTTCTCTCCAAAAATGCTAAGTGTTTGTCGACAATATATAAAAGACATTCACCTGGCCGAAGATGTAATGATTACTGCTTTTATGAAAGTGTTTGTTAATTTAAAAAAATTTGAACACAAGGGTAGTTTTGAAGGTTGGATTCGAAGGATTATGGTCAATGAATGCATCTCTTTTATTCGAGTCGAAAAAAAATTAAAGTATATCGAGGATGAAACCTATTTTGAAGAAAGTTTCAATAATAGTGAAAGTCAATTTTCTTTAGAAGATATTCAATTTTTGATTGACAGCTTGCCAGATGGTTATCGATTGATTTTCAATTTATATGCAATCGAAGGATATAAGCATCAAGAAATAGCAACGATGCTAGGGATAAGTGAAGGGACATCGAAATCGCAATTGTCGCATGCTCGAAAAATGTTGCAAGAGCAGATTAATAAGTTAAAAATTTACAATAATGGAACTGAATAA
- the nadE gene encoding NAD(+) synthase — protein sequence MTKKRTLQIEKVNTHIVEWLKSYATNSKVNGFVIGISGGVDSAVTSTLCAQTGLQVLCVEMPIHQAPSQVSRGREHIEQLKNRFPNVTSAVADLTTVFETFKKEVPTTDNEHALHLSLANTRARLRMTTLYYFAGIHGLLVAGTGNKVEDFGVGFYTKYGDGGVDLSPIADLMKSEVYQLGEYLNIPKSILTAAPTDGLFGDSRTDEDQIGASYDELEWAMLLTDEEIANTTFTEREKEVIIIFKRLNSNNQHKMNPIPVCIINC from the coding sequence ATGACTAAAAAAAGAACCCTGCAAATTGAAAAGGTAAATACCCATATCGTAGAATGGCTAAAAAGCTATGCTACGAATTCAAAAGTTAACGGATTTGTAATTGGAATATCCGGTGGAGTTGACTCTGCAGTAACCTCAACACTCTGTGCCCAAACAGGTTTACAAGTTTTATGCGTCGAAATGCCAATACACCAGGCACCAAGCCAGGTTTCAAGAGGCAGAGAACACATCGAGCAATTAAAAAATAGATTCCCGAACGTAACCAGTGCTGTTGCCGACTTAACTACTGTTTTTGAAACATTCAAAAAAGAAGTCCCTACAACCGATAACGAACACGCCTTGCATTTATCCCTTGCCAATACGCGCGCGCGTTTACGTATGACAACTCTTTACTATTTTGCCGGAATCCATGGCTTATTAGTTGCAGGAACTGGAAATAAAGTAGAAGATTTTGGAGTAGGTTTTTATACAAAATATGGTGATGGTGGTGTTGATTTGAGTCCAATTGCCGATTTGATGAAATCTGAAGTGTATCAATTAGGCGAATATCTCAATATTCCTAAATCTATCCTGACAGCCGCTCCAACTGATGGGTTATTTGGCGACAGCCGAACTGATGAAGACCAAATCGGAGCAAGTTATGACGAATTAGAATGGGCAATGCTCCTAACCGACGAAGAAATAGCGAATACAACTTTTACCGAACGTGAAAAAGAAGTTATAATAATTTTCAAAAGACTCAATTCAAACAACCAGCACAAGATGAATCCGATCCCTGTTTGCATAATAAACTGTTAA
- the dnaG gene encoding DNA primase: MISQATIDTVFETARVEEVIGDFVQLKRAGSNFKGLSPFSDERSPSFMVSPAKGIWKDFSSGKGGNSVAFLMEHSHFTYPEAIRYLAKKYNIEIEETEQTDQEKLNTDVRESMYLVSEFAKKYFSDVLVNSEEGKAIGLSYFKERGFTNETIKKFALGYSPETWDAFTKEALGKGYKMEFLESTGLTIAREDRPFDRFKGRVMFPIQSMSGRVLGFGGRILTNDKKAAKYLNSPESEIYHKSKVLYGIYQAKQSIAKLNNCFLVEGYTDVIQFNQAGIENVVASSGTALTPDQIRLINRLTRNITVLFDGDAAGLRASIRGIDLILEEGMNVRVCAFPDGEDPDSFARKTSYEDLVAYLENNAKDFIQFKASLLMNEAKNDPIKKADLIRDMVASISKIPDRIQREIYIQECSRIMDISEQVLTSTLAQLVQKDITEVGKKVKQEQKAFEVVKNENPAEVAKVDVLYRLERKIIEILLLYGNKTEEFEDVYLRTNDSGEIETVTEKKEYKVYQRIYLSLQEDEVELANPLFRDIFSDLIQYYLQNENLEFEKYLMHLNSDFAQEVTDILMEDERLILHNWEGQNIFPKTKTETIAQYVSETILTMRWYLVDRIIEELKNSVSNEPGSDNTESMSLAMDYYKLINSFSKKLGRVMSRYS, from the coding sequence TTGATATCACAAGCAACCATAGACACTGTTTTTGAAACTGCTCGAGTAGAGGAAGTTATTGGAGATTTTGTACAGTTAAAAAGAGCAGGAAGTAACTTTAAGGGGCTTAGTCCGTTTTCGGATGAGCGTTCTCCTTCTTTTATGGTTTCGCCGGCAAAAGGGATTTGGAAAGATTTCAGTTCTGGAAAAGGCGGAAATTCTGTTGCTTTTTTGATGGAGCATTCGCATTTTACCTATCCGGAAGCCATTCGTTATTTGGCCAAAAAATACAACATTGAGATTGAAGAAACCGAACAAACGGATCAGGAAAAATTAAACACGGATGTTCGCGAAAGTATGTATTTGGTTTCCGAATTTGCTAAAAAATATTTTAGCGATGTTCTTGTAAATTCAGAAGAAGGAAAAGCAATTGGTCTTTCGTATTTTAAAGAACGTGGTTTTACCAATGAAACGATCAAGAAATTTGCTTTGGGTTATTCGCCCGAAACTTGGGATGCTTTTACAAAAGAAGCACTTGGGAAAGGTTACAAAATGGAATTTCTGGAAAGTACCGGATTGACCATTGCAAGGGAAGACCGCCCTTTTGACCGATTCAAAGGGAGAGTGATGTTTCCTATTCAAAGTATGTCTGGGAGGGTGCTTGGTTTTGGTGGACGAATCTTGACAAACGATAAAAAAGCTGCCAAATATTTGAACTCGCCAGAGAGTGAGATTTACCATAAAAGCAAGGTGCTGTATGGTATTTATCAGGCCAAACAATCAATAGCAAAATTAAATAACTGTTTCCTGGTTGAAGGTTATACAGATGTTATTCAGTTCAATCAGGCGGGAATTGAGAATGTGGTGGCTTCTTCAGGAACAGCACTTACGCCAGATCAAATACGTTTGATTAATCGATTGACCAGAAATATTACAGTTCTTTTTGATGGTGATGCAGCTGGTCTTCGAGCCTCGATTCGCGGTATCGATTTGATTCTTGAAGAAGGCATGAACGTTAGGGTTTGTGCGTTTCCTGATGGGGAAGATCCAGATAGTTTTGCACGAAAAACTTCCTACGAAGATTTAGTGGCTTATTTAGAAAATAATGCTAAGGATTTTATTCAGTTCAAGGCATCGCTTTTGATGAATGAAGCCAAAAATGATCCGATTAAAAAAGCCGATTTGATTCGGGATATGGTGGCAAGTATTTCGAAAATTCCGGACAGGATTCAGCGTGAAATTTACATTCAGGAATGTTCCCGAATAATGGATATTTCCGAGCAGGTTTTGACTAGCACTTTGGCGCAGTTGGTTCAAAAAGACATTACCGAAGTAGGTAAAAAAGTCAAACAAGAACAAAAAGCTTTTGAGGTTGTAAAAAATGAAAACCCTGCCGAAGTTGCCAAAGTGGATGTGCTTTATCGTTTGGAGCGAAAAATAATTGAAATTCTTTTGTTGTATGGAAATAAGACAGAAGAATTTGAAGATGTTTACCTAAGAACAAATGATTCGGGCGAAATTGAAACGGTAACCGAAAAGAAAGAATATAAGGTTTATCAAAGGATTTATCTGAGTTTGCAGGAAGATGAGGTAGAACTTGCCAATCCTTTATTTCGAGATATTTTTAGTGATTTGATTCAGTATTATCTTCAAAATGAAAATTTAGAATTTGAAAAATATCTAATGCATCTAAATTCTGATTTTGCTCAGGAAGTGACCGATATTTTAATGGAAGATGAACGATTGATACTCCATAATTGGGAAGGTCAAAATATTTTTCCCAAAACCAAAACCGAAACTATTGCGCAATATGTCTCCGAAACTATTTTGACAATGCGTTGGTACTTGGTGGATAGAATTATAGAAGAATTAAAAAACTCTGTATCAAATGAACCGGGTTCAGATAATACAGAGTCTATGTCTTTGGCGATGGACTACTATAAACTAATTAATTCATTTTCGAAAAAATTAGGAAGAGTGATGTCTCGCTACAGTTAA
- a CDS encoding response regulator transcription factor has protein sequence MIKVCLADNYPVVHFGIKSYFKDHSDISIVANVGNFAMVKDILLTKEIDVLVLDLELEGLSSIFEIKSVLKNFPKTKIVFYSGLSEQIYAPNAIKAGVSGFVHKTEKLETLGQSIIKVNQGKIIMNETVMKNIALIAKQSKSERLYRKLSNREVEVLRYLSDGKKNHEIAEILSLNEKTISTYKLRLLTKLNVTNLVDLVNKAKTLEIV, from the coding sequence ATGATTAAAGTTTGTTTAGCAGATAACTATCCCGTCGTACATTTCGGAATAAAATCGTACTTCAAAGACCATTCAGACATCTCCATCGTTGCCAACGTTGGTAATTTTGCAATGGTAAAAGACATCCTTCTTACAAAAGAAATAGATGTTCTTGTATTAGACCTTGAACTTGAAGGTTTGTCAAGTATTTTTGAAATCAAATCGGTTTTGAAAAATTTTCCAAAAACAAAAATCGTTTTTTACAGCGGTCTTTCAGAACAAATTTACGCTCCAAATGCCATCAAAGCGGGAGTTTCTGGATTTGTTCACAAAACTGAAAAACTAGAAACTTTGGGGCAATCTATCATCAAAGTAAATCAAGGCAAAATAATCATGAACGAAACGGTTATGAAAAACATTGCTTTGATTGCAAAACAAAGTAAAAGCGAACGTTTATACAGAAAACTTTCCAATCGTGAAGTTGAAGTGTTGCGTTACTTAAGTGATGGAAAGAAAAACCACGAAATCGCTGAGATTTTATCTCTCAACGAAAAAACAATCAGCACTTACAAATTGAGATTGTTAACAAAATTAAACGTTACAAATCTAGTAGACTTAGTAAACAAAGCTAAAACGCTGGAAATCGTTTAA
- a CDS encoding TlpA disulfide reductase family protein encodes MKKILLFLIGVLTCSFVFSQDGKLYLKNSKFKSGRENTYVYEPPKELLVPEKVIVQIAYVPSKNMKFIMDKVGDKYEFNMKLPDSTAFFMASVLDKKMKLVDNNNNKAYTVFLKSKSSKNKQEIELSRLGLVSKSAQLLKMDIPAEKMISDYEAFFNLNPKLKSNETYTRYLFLLHNSDPKKAEPLLLECVEKLIKKGDESSFEDAISIYSRLKMKEKYKETKELAIVKYPKGMHAKEKFGDAFSEKWEKEGFGVEALIKFVEDYKKNYTNEANKDLDERMLNSAYVQILNHYARVSDTTKLEAYSKLHTNKAELSNFYNNVARNLVGKELSSESKNLDYATYLSRKSIDIINERIKNLKYGELESDFDNYKTNNLATYAQIKFKLGKNNEAVDLMNQIAEKRDLYPAEKEKYAVYLEKSQGSEVAKNYLEKELIAGLGSKVMMKQLEEIYKKLNIPENEFVKIKREAVKLVSEKSKIDFTKKYGDFKGIDFALTNLEGKKVQLSELKGKVVVLDFWATWCGPCRVSFPYMQKMVEKYKGKPVEFLFINTGENSIPTETVQIASKFITEKKYDFNVLFDFEKEVSKKYQIKGIPTKIIIGKEGNIVSDSFSDGNMDLLIDEQIK; translated from the coding sequence ATGAAAAAAATCTTACTATTTCTCATTGGTGTTTTGACCTGTTCTTTTGTTTTTTCGCAAGACGGAAAACTGTATTTAAAAAACTCAAAATTCAAATCAGGACGAGAAAACACCTATGTTTACGAACCTCCTAAAGAGTTGCTTGTTCCTGAAAAAGTGATAGTGCAGATCGCGTATGTTCCATCAAAAAACATGAAATTTATAATGGATAAAGTGGGAGATAAGTATGAATTCAATATGAAATTACCAGATTCGACAGCTTTTTTTATGGCTTCTGTTTTGGATAAAAAAATGAAATTGGTTGACAATAACAACAACAAAGCCTATACTGTTTTCTTGAAAAGCAAGTCGTCAAAAAACAAGCAGGAAATAGAACTTTCAAGATTAGGATTGGTGTCCAAAAGTGCACAACTGCTAAAAATGGATATTCCTGCCGAAAAAATGATTTCGGATTATGAAGCATTTTTTAATTTGAATCCAAAGCTAAAAAGCAATGAGACCTATACCCGTTATTTGTTTTTGCTCCATAATAGTGATCCAAAAAAAGCAGAACCTTTACTATTGGAATGTGTCGAAAAATTAATCAAAAAAGGAGATGAAAGTAGTTTTGAAGATGCAATTTCAATATACAGTCGCCTTAAAATGAAAGAGAAATATAAAGAAACAAAAGAGCTTGCTATAGTTAAGTACCCGAAAGGAATGCATGCAAAAGAGAAATTTGGTGATGCCTTTTCGGAAAAATGGGAAAAAGAAGGTTTCGGAGTAGAAGCACTAATAAAATTTGTAGAGGATTACAAGAAAAATTATACCAATGAAGCGAATAAGGATTTGGACGAAAGAATGTTGAACTCCGCTTACGTTCAAATCTTAAACCATTATGCACGAGTTAGCGACACCACAAAACTTGAAGCATATAGCAAGTTGCATACAAACAAAGCCGAATTGTCAAATTTTTATAACAATGTGGCTCGCAATTTGGTTGGGAAAGAATTGTCAAGTGAATCTAAAAATCTTGATTATGCTACTTATTTGTCTAGGAAATCAATTGACATTATCAATGAAAGAATTAAAAACTTGAAGTATGGCGAACTCGAAAGTGATTTTGATAATTACAAAACCAATAATTTAGCAACCTACGCTCAGATAAAATTTAAACTTGGAAAAAATAACGAAGCTGTCGATTTGATGAATCAAATTGCAGAAAAAAGAGATTTGTATCCAGCAGAAAAAGAAAAATATGCTGTTTACTTGGAAAAGTCACAAGGTTCTGAAGTTGCTAAAAATTATCTCGAAAAAGAATTGATAGCAGGGCTCGGCTCTAAAGTGATGATGAAACAATTAGAGGAAATTTATAAAAAACTAAATATTCCCGAAAATGAATTTGTTAAGATAAAAAGGGAAGCTGTAAAATTAGTATCAGAAAAATCAAAAATTGATTTCACTAAAAAATACGGAGATTTCAAAGGAATTGATTTTGCATTGACTAATTTAGAAGGCAAAAAAGTACAATTGTCGGAATTGAAAGGGAAAGTTGTTGTTTTGGATTTTTGGGCAACCTGGTGCGGACCTTGTCGCGTGTCTTTTCCATACATGCAAAAAATGGTCGAAAAATACAAAGGTAAGCCTGTTGAGTTTCTGTTCATTAATACCGGAGAAAACTCAATCCCTACAGAAACGGTACAAATTGCCTCTAAATTCATAACTGAAAAGAAATACGATTTCAATGTGTTATTCGATTTTGAAAAAGAAGTGAGTAAGAAATATCAAATTAAAGGAATCCCAACAAAAATAATTATAGGTAAAGAAGGAAATATTGTATCAGATAGTTTTTCGGATGGGAATATGGATCTTTTGATTGACGAGCAAATTAAATGA